The following is a genomic window from Prevotella nigrescens.
AGACAAATAGCTTTATTCGTATTGTCTTTCTCGTAAATTTTTATTTCGCTTATCTGATAATCTATTTTTAAGTTTCCCTTATTGTCCTTTTCTTTCACAATTAAATAAAACCTTCGGCGGCTCAGAGTTGATTCTGGCATCGCTTTTTGTACAGCTGCATTAGTATTGTCCACCGCGTCATAAACAAGCGTGTCGCCTACTTGGAACTTAGGGAAAATAGTAAAGGTGGACTGGCTCCACACAGATAGAACTGCAGCGAAAGGCAGTAATAAAAGTAAAGTAATTTTCTTCATATCCGATAGTTTCCGTATGTAATGTGGCATCAAAGTTAATACATTTTTGCTATATTGACAAGACAGACTGCTTGTTTTTATATGGAGACCTACAGAAAATGCGTCTTGTCATAATACTTTATAACGAGATTTCTGCAAAGCTCCCATTTACCTCAAACTGTACAAATGCCTGCCAGGTACCATCTTTTCAGGTCGTTTCCATATACTAAAATTCGCGTTTTTACTGATGTCTGCAAACGTTTGATATTCAGTTATTTATAAAAACATTAGATTTCTCTGAAAAAAGGTATATACTTTTTGCCTAAAAAGTATATACTTTTTGAGTAAAAAGTATATACTTTTCTACTAAAATCTATCCCCAAGGTTCAAGAAAAGGCGAAATAGCGTGAATGATTTGTGAGTCAGTCAGTTCTGATTTTTGAGCCTTTCGGCGCAAAACCTCGAAAAGACGGGTTTGTACCAACTTCGGACAGAGCAGCGTTACCAAAACATTACCACCTCCTTTGCAAGTGAGGATTGGGAAAAACGGTAGCGAACAGTGCAAAATCCGACCTGAATTTCGGGGATTACCTCCCGCAAAGGTACTTCGATGAAAGGAAACAGGCAAATAAATTGCAGACTGTTTCTTTACCATTGAACAACAATGTTTTGCATAGCAACAAATAACCTGACAATGAATAGTTTTGTAAACCGTAAAAAGTCAGAGTTATGCGTAGTACGTTTAAGGTTCTGTTCTACCTCAAAAAGAACGCCCCCAAGAAGAACGGTTCCGTTCCCGTGATGTGTCGTATCACCATTGATGGTACAATAGCCCAGTTCAGTTGCAAATGCGACATCCATCCCGACTTGTGGGACATCAAGAGCAACCGAGCTTCGGGAAAAAGTACCGTGGCCTTGGAAACCAACCGTTTCTTGGACAAGATACGTGTCGGCATCAATGCCAAATACAAGGAGATAGCCGAGCGGGATAACTATGTCACTGCCGAGAAAGTGAAGAACGCTTTCTTGGGCTTGGAAATGCGGCATGAAACCTTGCTGAAAGTCTTTGCCCAGCACAATGAGGACTTTTTCAAACAGGTCGATGCAGGCTTGCGATGCCCATCCACCTACCACAAGTATTGCACGGTCTATAAGCATCTGGAGGAGTTCATCAAGAACCGCTACCGTGTCAGCGACATTGCTTTGAAAGAACTCACTCCGGCTTTCATTATCGACTTTGACATCTTCCTGCGCACCGAAAAGCAATGCTGTAACAACACGGTATGGATTTACATGATGCCCCTGCGCCGTATGATTACCATTGCCCAGAATCACGGATGGATAGTCCGTGACCCGTTCGTGGATTACAGCATATCCGCCGAGAGTACCGACAGGGACTATCTGACCAAGGATGAAATCCGCAGGCTGTTGGATTTGAAATTCAGGCGTAAATCAATGGAGCTGGTTCGGGACTTGTACGTCTTCTGCTGTTTTACCGGCTTGTCCTTTACCGATATGAAGAACCTGACCAAAGATAACCTTCAGACTTCCTTTGACGGTAAACTCTGGATTATGACCAAGCGACAAAAGACAGGTGTGGAGTCCAATATCATGCTTTTGGATATTCCGAAGCAGATTATCGAGAAGTACGATGGCATGGCGAAGGAGGATTACCTCCTGCCCGTTCCGCAGTATATTACCGCCTGCAAGAACATCAAGAAAATCATCGGACTCTGCGGTATCGAAAAAGAGATTACGTGGCATACCAGCCGCCATACCATGGCGACGGAAATCTGTCTGACCAACGGCGTTCCCATCGAAACCCTTTCCAAGATGCTCGGACACACGAATATCCGCACCACGCAGATTTACGCCAAAATCACCCACGAAAAGGAAAGTCGGGACATGGCGGCACTTTCCGACAAACTGGGTAAGATAGAGCAGTTCAATGGTATCACTATATAAAAGGAGGACGAACGATGAAAAGAGAAATCATAACCATCGGAGAGAAAGGAAAAATACATATCCCGACAATTACCGTTTGGATGTCGGCTTGCGAAATAGCCGATTTGTTCGGCGTATTCTCCGGCAAGGTAAACAGCCACATCAAGTCTATCTTCAAAGAGGGCTTGCTCAGGGAAGATGAGGTAATGCAAACGCTATTGTTTAGGGATGGTTCGGTGGATTTATACAACCTTGAAATGATTACGATGCTGTCATTTCGCTTTGCCTCTCCTCACGCCCAACTCTTCCGCAAATGGGCTATCAGGAAACTTACCCAAAAGAAATCTACCACTCCGCTACTTGTATGTTACAACAAAGATGGATGGTATAGTTAAATATGAGAACAGGCAGTAAGAAACTCTTGTCTTACTGCCTGTTTCTCTGTCAAGG
Proteins encoded in this region:
- a CDS encoding site-specific integrase; this translates as MRSTFKVLFYLKKNAPKKNGSVPVMCRITIDGTIAQFSCKCDIHPDLWDIKSNRASGKSTVALETNRFLDKIRVGINAKYKEIAERDNYVTAEKVKNAFLGLEMRHETLLKVFAQHNEDFFKQVDAGLRCPSTYHKYCTVYKHLEEFIKNRYRVSDIALKELTPAFIIDFDIFLRTEKQCCNNTVWIYMMPLRRMITIAQNHGWIVRDPFVDYSISAESTDRDYLTKDEIRRLLDLKFRRKSMELVRDLYVFCCFTGLSFTDMKNLTKDNLQTSFDGKLWIMTKRQKTGVESNIMLLDIPKQIIEKYDGMAKEDYLLPVPQYITACKNIKKIIGLCGIEKEITWHTSRHTMATEICLTNGVPIETLSKMLGHTNIRTTQIYAKITHEKESRDMAALSDKLGKIEQFNGITI